A stretch of Phragmites australis chromosome 12, lpPhrAust1.1, whole genome shotgun sequence DNA encodes these proteins:
- the LOC133887032 gene encoding uncharacterized protein LOC133887032 → MDYNASTHNLLERMLLDASVERTNMAIALLSAITNGFSDDRRIGSCGFAVVYKGLLQNGTVAVKKLFNALEMDDDKFIKEVASLMRMKQKNIVRFLGSCADTQGKIWHYKGKMVIAEEPQRLLYFEFRPKGCLDKYITDVSEGLEWRTRYQIIKGVCEGLYYLHQKNIVHLDLKPANILLNDDMVHKIADFGLSRCFDEKQSRAITKNLVGSQGYLAPEFDSGLITFKSDIYSLGVIIIEILTGQKAYPEIDNVLQGWSAGFIMSQGDKQLKTSWGDKRLELVRVCAEIGIKCIDYKLEKRPLKGRIIEMLDEMETKCGSTETDLCTSWVAHVEKGSSELQHGVPKVPGGTSSETSTSRVSKLAERVSTAPSQLQRIVCVPKGSGETSSSEIRSLGSTEISKLLEVYPSELRFPFEPDKPIQCPVSLINRTDQCVGVWIRQTNPNTCSDDDLEAGSWSSLSVILDPHSTLVVAMTLEEQQQPPEKFELLMLVMGSKSDLTSLESSISGYLNLDRDFFKRVEELGGEVHRAVLKAVICDPTSCQEVICNQKVSLPELELHHFIPATSKFGDILCIDVHPTETWILVGHFGFFTKEDGVTCPKEYVSIWNYETQEIVTVLQVIKPGLLNQVHWITSAKFIAREQWFATVDEDGCVHVYAYTTKDKVKEFEAHKGLRYVVLAVHPTDPFLLTGSYGDTWVKLWDWSKGWECTRRFDVHSYFVRRLMFDPRDRRTFASVSVDGTLKVWDIVYSSNPVTTLPARENFEYLSTDSHRHFLVTCGYNDHSWRADIWDSQTRNLVHTLDVSGRRMCDVACHPTLPLFVTLLDDEYGSTLCLWNASTYRLEKMVHSMNFQIHGHILHGAVFLTGTKDLTRLVVGSQPRISVMEINLPKVTIDGGNQGV, encoded by the exons ATGGATTACAACGCTAGTACGCACAATCTCTTGGAGCGCATGCTACTTGATGCAAGTGTAGAGCGGACAAACATGGCAATAGCACTTCTAAGTGCCATCACGAATGGTTTCTCTGATGATCGGAGAATTGGTAGCTGTGGGTTTGCAGTTGTTTACAAG GGATTACTTCAGAATGGGACAGTCGCTGTGAAGAAGCTGTTCAACGCACTTGAGATGGATGACGACAAGTTCATCAAAGAGGTTGCTTCTCTGATGAGGATGAAGCAAAAAAATATAGTACGATTCTTGGGATCCTGTGCTGACACACAAGGGAAAATATGGCATTATAAAGGGAAGATGGTCATTGCAGAAGAACCACAAAGGTTGCTCTACTTCGAGTTTCGGCCAAAAGGGTGTCTTGATAAGTATATCACTG ATGTATCTGAAGGACTTGAATGGAGGACACGCTATCAAATAATCAAGGGAGTTTGCGAGGGTTTATATTATCTTCACCAGAAGAATATTGTTCATTTAGATCTCAAACCTGCAAATATACTGTTGAATGATGACATGGTGCACAAAATTGCTGATTTTGGTCTCTCAAGGTGCTTTGATGAAAAACAAAGCAGGGCTATAACTAAAAACCTGGTTGGATCACA GGGATACTTGGCACCAGAATTCGATAGTGGACTAATCACATTCAAGTCAGACATATATAGTCTCGGTGTTATAATCATAGAGATATTGACAGGACAAAAGGCTTATCCTGAGATTGACAAT GTACTTCAAGGTTGGAGTGCTGGGTTCATAATGTCTCAGGGAGACAAACAGTTGAAAACGTCATGGGGAGACAAACGGTTGGAACTGGTAAGAGTATGTGCTGAGATAGGCATTAAGTGCATTGACTACAAATTAGAGAAGAGACCACTGAAAGGACGTATAATTGAGATGCTTGATGAGATGGAAACTAAATGTGGTTCTACTGAAACTGACTTGTGTACTTCATGGGTAGCACAT GTAGAAAAGGGTTCTTCTGAGCTGCAGCATGGCGTACCTAAGGTGCCAGGAGGGACAAGCTCTGAG ACAAGTACTAGTCGTGTCTCCAAGTTGGCGGAGCGTGTTTCTACAGCACCATCCCAGCTGCAGCGAATAGTCTGTGTACCCAAGGGATCCGGAGAGACAAGCAGCTCTGAG ATACGCTCCCTCGGGTCCACTGAGATTAGCAAGCTGCTCGAGGTCTACCCGTCGGAGCTCCGCTTCCCCTTCGAGCCAGACAAGCCCATCCAATGCCCAGTGAGCCTGATCAACAGGACAGACCAGTGCGTTGGCGTCTGGATTAGACAGACCAACCCAAATACATGCTCTGATGATGATTTGGAGGCTGGCTCATGGTCTTCCCTTTCAGTGATCCTGGATCCACATTCCACATTGGTCGTGGCTATGACATTGGAGGAGCAACAGCAACCGCCAGAAAAGTTTGAGCTGCTGATGCTCGTCATGGGGTCGAAGTCAGACCTCACAAGTTTGGAGTCATCCATTAGTGGGTATCTGAACTTGGACAGAGACTTTTTTAAGAGAGTCGAAGAGTTGGGTGGCGAGGTGCACCGTGCGGTGCTGAAGGCTGTCATCTGTGATCCAACAAGCTGCCAAGAAGTGATCTGCAACCAGAAGGTGAGCTTGCCAGAATTAGAGCTACAC CACTTCATACCAGCAACGTCGAAGTTTGGGGACATCTTATGTATAGATGTCCACCCCACCGAGACATG GATCTTGGTGGGTCACTTCGGTTTCTTTACGAAGGAGGATGGCGTGACTTGTCCAAAAGAGTATGTTTCTATTTGGAACTACGAGACGCAG GAAATAGTGACGGTGTTGCAGGTAATCAAGCCAGGCTTGCTTAACCAGGTACATTGGATTACTTCGGCCAAATTCATCGCTCGAGAGCAATGGTTCGCAACCGTGGATGAGGACGGATGTGTCCATGTCTACGCTTACACTACAAAGGACAAGGTCAAGGAATTCGAGGCTCACAAGGGCTTGCGCTATGTCGTGTTGGCTGTTCACCCAACCGACCCATTCTTGCTGACGGGGTCTTATGGTGACACCTGGGTCAAGCTTTGGGACTGGAGCAAGGGCTGGGAGTGCACTCGAAGATTCGACGTGCACTCATATTTCGTGCGTCGTCTCATGTTTGACCCAAGGGACCGGCGCACTTTTGCTAGTGTTTCCGTTGATGGGACACTAAAG GTTTGGGACATTGTTTATTCTTCCAATCCTGTCACCACGTTGCCTGCTCGGGAAAATTTTGAGTACCTTTCCACTGATAGTCATCGGCACTTCCTGGTTACTTGTGGCTATAATGACCACAGTTGGCGTGCAGAT ATATGGGATTCGCAGACAAGGAATCTAGTTCACACTCTTGATGTGAGCGGCCGGAGGATGTGTGACGTTGCTTGCCACCCAACCCTTCCATTATTTGTTACCCTGTTAGACGATGAGTATGGGTCGACTCTTTGTTTGTGGAATGCAAGTACCTACAG GCTTGAGAAGATGGTTCACTCTATGAACTTTCAGATACATGGACACATATTACATGGAGCCGTGTTTTTAACTGGTACTAAGGACTTAACAAG GCTCGTGGTCGGATCTCAACCAAGGATATCAGTAATGGAGATTAATTTGCCAAAGGTAACGATTGATGGTGGGAACCAAGGTGTTTGA
- the LOC133887384 gene encoding NDR1/HIN1-like protein 1, whose protein sequence is MSKDCGNHGDDDLRQACRRLLCLLFALAVIVAVIALIVYLVLRPTHPGFFLQDATLRQLDLSNGSAPLLSTAVQVTIASRNPNGRVGVYYDRLDVYASYKYQQVTLAARLPPVYQGHGDVDVWSPVLTGPNVPFAPYLADALSKDVAAGYLIMEVRIDGRVRWKVGSWTSGHYHIFVTCPAFLITGGGNGVPGTNGFRFQTATYCRVEV, encoded by the coding sequence ATGAGCAAGGACTGCGGCAACCACGGGGATGACGACCTCCGGCAGGCGTGCCGCCGCCTGCTGTGCCTCCTCTTCGCGCTCGCCGTCATCGTCGCCGTCATAGCGCTCATCGTCTACCTCGTCCTCCGCCCGACCCACCCGGGCTTCTTCCTCCAGGACGCCACGCTGCGGCAGCTCGACCTCTCCAACGGCTCCGCGCCGCTCCTCTCCACGGCGGTGCAGGTCACCATCGCCTCCCGCAACCCCAACGGCCGCGTGGGCGTCTACTACGACCGCCTCGACGTCTACGCGTCCTACAAGTACCAGCAGGTCACGCTCGCCGCGCGGCTCCCGCCGGTGTACCAGGGCCACGGCGACGTCGACGTCTGGTCGCCGGTCCTGACGGGCCCCAACGTGCCCTTCGCGCCCTACCTCGCAGACGCGCTCAGCAAGGACGTCGCCGCGGGGTACCTCATCATGGAGGTCAGGATCGACGGGCGCGTCCGGTGGAAGGTCGGCAGCTGGACCTCCGGCCACTACCACATCTTCGTCACCTGCCCAGCGTTCCTCATCACCGGTGGCGGCAACGGCGTGCCGGGGACCAACGGATTCAGGTTCCAGACGGCGACCTACTGCCGTGTTGAGGTGTAG